A region from the Thalassophryne amazonica chromosome 2, fThaAma1.1, whole genome shotgun sequence genome encodes:
- the nr1h3 gene encoding oxysterols receptor LXR-alpha: MSALPVTDIPDVGHDERKVFDRPSELQLDCAVKSAGNAAVKQERLLSLPAGFITSHNGPSVTEMSSPLPAEPNDVKLDPTAGDMPSNTDGQPVKRKKGPAPKMLGNEVCSVCGDKASGFHYNVLSCEGCKGFFRRSVIKTAQYSCKNNGRCEMDMYMRRKCQQCRLCKCREAGMLEQCVLSEEQIRLKKMKKQQEEETARMATVVTPTPLQEVATLDPEQQEMIEKLVAMQKQCNKRSFLDRPKVTPWPQSQDLQNREVRQQRFAHFTELAIMSVQEIVDFAKQLPGFLELTREDQIALLKTSTIEIMLLETSRRYNPAIESITFLKDFSYNKEDFAKAGLQFEFINPIFEFSKGMNDLHLDEAEYALLIAINIFSADRPNVQDHDLVERLQQPYVDALRSYIMIKRPNDHLMFPRMLMKLVSLRTLSSVHSEQVFALRLQDKKLPPLLSEIWDVNE; this comes from the exons ATGTCCGCGCTGCCTGTGACTGATATCCCAGATGTTGGTCATG ACGAAAGGAAAGTGTTTGACAGGCCCTCGGAGCTGCAGCTGGACTGCGCGGTCAAGAGCGCTGGaaatgcagcagtgaagcaggaaCGGCTGCTGTCCCTACCTGCCGGCTTCATCACCTCTCACAATGGCCCGTCAGTGACTGAGATGAGCAGCCCGCTGCCCGCGGAGCCAAATGACGTGAAGCTGGATCCCACTGCAGGCGACATGCCTTCCAAcacag ATGGACAGCCAGTGAAGAGGAAGAAGGGTCCCGCTCCGAAGATGTTGGGTAATGAGGTGTGCAGCGTCTGTGGTGACAAGGCTTCTGGTTTTCACTACAATGTGCTGAGCTGCGAGGGTTGCAAGGGGTTCTTTCGACGCAGCGTCATCAAAACGGCACAGTACTCCTGCAAGAATAACGGCCGCTGCGAAATGGACATGTACATGCGGCGCAAGTGCCAGCAGTGTCGCCTGTGTAAATGCCGAGAGGCGGGCATGCTGGAGCAGT GTGTGCTATCCGAGGAGCAAATCAGACTGAAGAAGATGAAAAAGCAGCAAGAGGAAGAAACGGCCCGTATGGCCACAGTAGTTACGCCCACGCCACTACAGGAAGTGGCAACGCTGGATCCTGAGCAGCAGGAGATGATCGAGAAACTCGTGGCTATGCAGAAACAGTGCAACAAAAGATCTTTTCTTGACCGACCAAAAGTGACG CCTTGGCCACAGAGTCAGGACTTGCAGAACAGGGAAGTGCGTCAGCAGCGGTTTGCCCACTTCACTGAGCTTGCGATCATGTCTGTTCAGGAGATTGTGGACTTTGCTAAGCAGCTTCCAGGTTTTCTGGAGCTCACAAGGGAGGACCAGATTGCTTTGCTAAAGACTTCAACGATTGAG ATTATGCTGCTGGAGACGTCTCGGCGGTACAACCCTGCCATCGAGAGCATTACGTTTCTAAAGGATTTTAGCTACAACAAAGAGGATTTTGCCAAAGCAG GTCTTCAGTTTGAGTTCATTAACCCCATCTTTGAGTTTTCAAAAGGAATGAATGACCTGCATTTGGATGAGGCTGAATATGCTCTTCTCATTGCCATTAACATCTTCTCTGCAG ATCGACCAAATGTGCAGGATCACGATCTGGTGGAAAGGCTGCAACAACCTTACGTGGATGCACTGCGCTCGTACATCATGATAAAGAGACCAAAT GATCACTTGATGTTCCCTCGCATGCTGATGAAGCTGGTGAGTCTTCGTACGCTAAGTAGCGTCCACTCGGAGCAGGTTTTTGCTCTTCGTCTCCAGGACAAGAAGCTTCCGCCGCTGCTCTCTGAAATTTGGGACGTCAACGAGTGA